A stretch of the Capsicum annuum cultivar UCD-10X-F1 chromosome 10, UCD10Xv1.1, whole genome shotgun sequence genome encodes the following:
- the LOC107843538 gene encoding WRKY transcription factor 44: MEVNEAAKLPIARPVASRPRCPLYKSFSELLTGAVDISSTNVHSEMAITTIRPKTIRLKPATNHALVGEPSSQVGVSEAPVGFGADNILQSVKKPKVLYKPIAKLAPKKTIPLLENKGSSVSDQQRVIADAEAHIQSANEVKQQHDPTTESKQSLSAKSGQDKKKVRSTIVSGSTEEVAQSLINTSNVDRPSYDGYNWRKYGQKQVKGSEYPRSYYKCTHLKCLVKKKVERSYDGQITEIVYRGEHNHPKPQPPKRNLSDGHRRTAICNDTSKETNNPAWSNQHPQMSEAYVCRRENQNDGGLTIHSSKVPCFYDPIVAAGMHTAVRNSEDSAEGSKKLKATCDEQKSKRRKIKCPSSGAGTSGESTFPYIPNQSTTDSEITEDGFRWRKYGQKVVKGSSYPRRYYRCISPKCNVWKFVEGTTDDPRAFITTYEGKHNHGVPNRRPNSEASKTSSKSSAMKEKL; the protein is encoded by the exons ATGGAAGTCAATGAAGCAGCGAAATTACCTATAGCTAGACCAGTCGCTTCAAGGCCAAGATGTCCTCTTTACAAATCTTTCTCAGAGCTCCTGACTGGTGCAGTAGATATATCATCGACAAATGTTCATTCTGAAATGGCTATTACAACCATAAGACCAAAGACTATCAGGTTGAAGCCTGCAACAAACCATGCTTTAGTTGGAGAGCCTTCTTCACAG GTTGGTGTGTCCGAGGCACCAGTTGGTTTTGGCGCTGATAACATCTTGCAATCGGTAAAGAAACCCAAGGTCCTGTATAAGCCTATAGCTAAACTTGCACCAAAGAAAACAATTCCTCTACTTGAAAATAAG GGAAGCTCCGTATCTGATCAGCAACGAGTAATAGCTGATGCTGAGGCTCATATTCAATCAGCAAATGAAGTTAAACAACAACATGACCCTACGACAGAATCTAAACAAAGTCTCTCGGCAAAATCAGGACAGGACAAAAAAAAAGTGCGCTCAACAATTGTATCAGGGAGCACAGAGGAGGTTGCACAATCTTTGATCAACACAAGTAATGTCGATCGTCCTAGTTATGATGGATATAATTGGAGAAAATATGGACAAAAGCAAGTTAAAGGAAGCGAATACCCAAGAAGTTACTACAAGTGCACACATCTGAAGTGTCTTGTGAAAAAGAAGGTTGAAAGATCATATGATGGCCAGATAACTGAAATTGTTTACAGGGGTGAGCACAACCACCCAAAGCCTCAGCCTCCAAAGCGCAACTTGTCAGATGGCCATAGGCGAACAGCCATATGCAATGACACTTCTAAAGAAACAAATAACCCTGCATGGAGTAACCAACATCCTCAGATGAGTGAAGCTTACGTCTGTAGGAGAGAAAATCAGAATGATGGCGGGTTAACTATACATTCCAGCAAAGTACCATGCTTTTATGATCCCATTGTAGCAGCAGGAATGCACACTGCAGTCAGAAATTCTGAAGATTCTGCTGAAGGAAGTAAAAAATTGAAGGCTACTTGTGAtgaacaaaaaagtaaaagaag GAAAATTAAATGTCCATCCAGTGGAGCAGGTACATCAGGGGAAAGTACATTTCCTTATATACCAAACCAAAGTACTACTGACTCTGAAATTACCGAGGACGGTTTTCGCTGGAGAAAATATGGCCAGAAGGTTGTGAAGGGAAGTTCATATCccag GAGATATTACAGATGCATAAGTCCTAAATGCAATGTGTGGAAGTTTGTTGAAGGAACCACGGATGATCCCAGAGCCTTTATTACTACATACGAGGGAAAACACAACCATGGTGTTCCAAACAGAAGACCAAATTCAGAGGCATCCAAAACAAGCTCAAAATCTTCAGCTATGAAAGAGAAATTATAG